From Chryseobacterium camelliae:
GCTAACGTTGCATTAAGCGTAATTTCAAAGTTGAAAGCAGCACTTACCGGACATTCTTTCTCGGCTGTTTTTGCATGCTTCTGAAATTCTTCTTCAGAAATTCCCGGTACTTTCGCCGTTAATGTCAGCTCAGATTTTGTAATTTTTCCAATGCTAGGATCCAGGGTTACCACAGATTTCGTAGTTAATTCCTCAGGAGTGAATCCTGCCTGAGTAAGTTCTGCACTCAGTTTCATGGTGAAGCATCCTGCATGGGCTGCAGCCAGTAGCTCTTCCGGGTTGGTTCCCACACCATCTTCGAAACGGCTGTTGAAAGAGTATTGGGTTTCATTTAAAGTCGTACTCTGGGTTGTAAGATGTCCTTTTCCTT
This genomic window contains:
- a CDS encoding OsmC family protein — protein: MKRNATAVWTGTVKEGKGHLTTQSTTLNETQYSFNSRFEDGVGTNPEELLAAAHAGCFTMKLSAELTQAGFTPEELTTKSVVTLDPSIGKITKSELTLTAKVPGISEEEFQKHAKTAEKECPVSAAFNFEITLNATLA